DNA sequence from the Paenibacillus azoreducens genome:
GCTGTAAGCGCTATTATGAGCGCTTGCGGTAGCAGCGGCCAAGACGCCAAATCTTCTGCGCCTCCGAAGGCGAACAACGAAAAACCCGCTGATCCGGCGCCTGGGGGCAAAACCGAAAAACCGAAGGAGCAGGTCTTCCGCTTCAATCTGCATTCGAATCCGCCGACGCTCGATCCCGGTCTGGCGCAAGACACCGTAGCGTTCGCCGTGCTCAACGGACTGTTCGAAGGTTTGACGCGGAGCAACGACAAGGGCGAAATCGTCCCGGGCACTGCCGAGAAATGGGAAGTTTCCCCGGATGGGACCAAGTACACCTTCCATTTGCGGAAAGACGCGAAATGGTCGAACGGAGATCCCGTGACTGCGGGTGACTTCGAGTTCTCGTGGAAGCGGGTACTTGATCCGAAAACTCAACCGGCACCGCCGTACGCCTATCAGTTGTACTATATCAAGGGTGCCGAAGCATACAACACCAAGAAGAACGCCGACCCGAATTCGGTCGCCGTCAAGGCCGTGGACGCCAACACGCTTGAGGTTGAATTGGAACACTCCACACCGTATTTTTTAAGCCTTCTTTCATTCCAGACCTTTTTCCCGGTACATTCCTCCGTTAAAGACAATCCCAAGTGGGCGGCCGAAGCGAGCACCATTATTTCCAACGGTCCTTTCAAAATCAGCGAATGGAAGCAGCAAAGCTCGCTTGAGATGGTGAAGAATGAGCATTACTACGCTAAGGACGACATCAAATTCACCAAAGTTCAGATGACAATGGTAGACGATTCCGGCTCGGAGCTGAACATGTATGAGACCGACCAGCTTGATTTCGCCGGCATGCCGACCGGACGCATTCCAAACGAGCAGATTCCGGTCTTGAAGCAGACGAAGCCGGATGAACTGGAGATTAAGGGCATTGCCTCCAGCTACTACTACTTGTTCAACAATAAGCAGAAACCGTTCAATAATGTCAATATCCGCAAAGCACTGGCGATGGCGATCGACCGCCAGTTGATCGTCGATAAGGTGACTCTCG
Encoded proteins:
- a CDS encoding peptide ABC transporter substrate-binding protein, which translates into the protein MRKKRKSILAVLIILAVSAIMSACGSSGQDAKSSAPPKANNEKPADPAPGGKTEKPKEQVFRFNLHSNPPTLDPGLAQDTVAFAVLNGLFEGLTRSNDKGEIVPGTAEKWEVSPDGTKYTFHLRKDAKWSNGDPVTAGDFEFSWKRVLDPKTQPAPPYAYQLYYIKGAEAYNTKKNADPNSVAVKAVDANTLEVELEHSTPYFLSLLSFQTFFPVHSSVKDNPKWAAEASTIISNGPFKISEWKQQSSLEMVKNEHYYAKDDIKFTKVQMTMVDDSGSELNMYETDQLDFAGMPTGRIPNEQIPVLKQTKPDELEIKGIASSYYYLFNNKQKPFNNVNIRKALAMAIDRQLIVDKVTLGGQLPAFGIVPPGIAGEKGEFRSEHKDDYFKENVEEAKALLQKGLGELGLSSMPEFTIAYNTDESHKKVAEAVADMWSKNLGIKVKIENQEWGVFLKNRTALNYQMARAGWQTDYNDPMSFIDLYMTGSGNNDIGYSNPEYDKLVHEAKQSLDNKQRMELMAKAERMLIEQDQAILPLYYYTNVAMKKPNLKNVFVDYQGMINYSRGYFE